The following proteins come from a genomic window of Triticum aestivum cultivar Chinese Spring chromosome 6A, IWGSC CS RefSeq v2.1, whole genome shotgun sequence:
- the LOC123128628 gene encoding subtilisin-like protease SBT1.4 (The sequence of the model RefSeq protein was modified relative to this genomic sequence to represent the inferred CDS: added 90 bases not found in genome assembly), with product MAMASRKQLLLPCLILLFVAAAAVAEASPRAQPQSTYIVHLAPDHPALSLTPARGGRNALLGPLLGLPRRLSAPRPRLLYTYARAATGVAARLTDAQAAHVAAQPGVLAVHRDQARQLHTTHTPEFLHLNGAAGLLPAASGAVSDVVVGVLDTGIYPLNRSSFKPVGDGLGPPPSSFSGGCVSAGKFNASAFCNGKLIGAKFFYKGYEQALGHPIDETLESKSPLDTEGHGTHTASTAAGSPVDGAGFYDYARGRAVGMAPGARIAAYKICWKAGCLDSDILAAFDEAVGDGVNVISLSVGSTYAADFYEDSIAIGAFGAVKKGIVVSASAGNSGPGEYTASNIAPWILTVGASTVDREFPADAVLGDGSVYGGVSLYAGEPLNSTKPLVYAADCGSRLCLIGKLDKDKVAGKIVLCERGVNARVEKGAAVGKAGGIGMILANTEESGEELIADPHLIPSTMVGQKFGDKIRQYVKIDPSPTATIVFHGTVIGKSPSAPRVASFSSRGPNSRAAEILKPDVTAPGVNILAAWTGEASPTDLDIDPRRVPFNIISGTSMSCPHVSGLAALLRQAHPEWSPAAVKSALMTTAYNLDNSGEIIKDLATGDQSTPFVRGAGHVDPNSALDPGLVYDADTSDYIGFLCALGYTPSQIAVFTRDGSVADCSEKPARSGDLNYPAFAAVLSSYKDSVTYHRVVRNVGGDAGAVYEAKVESPAGVDATVTPAKLVFDEEHRSLAYEITLAASGNPVIVDGKYSFGSVTWSDGKHNVTSPIAVTWPESAGAASM from the coding sequence GCCCAGCCGCAGTCCACGTACATCGTGCACCTCGCGCCCGACCACCCGGCGCTGTCCCTGACCCCCGCGCGCGGCGGACGCAACGCGCTGCTCGGCCCACTCCTCGGCCTCCCGCGCCGCCtgagcgcgccgcggccgcgccTGCTCTACACCTACGCGCGCGCCGCCACGGGCGTGGCCGCGCGGCTCACGGACGCGCAGGCGGCGCACGTCGCGGCCCAGCCGGGCGTGCTGGCCGTGCACCGCGACCAGGCGCGCCAGCTCCACACCACCCACACCCCGGAGTTCCTCCACCTCAACGGCGCGGCCGGGCTGCTCCCCGCCGCGTCCGGCGCCGTGTCCGACGTCGTGGTGGGCGTGCTCGACACCGGGATCTACCCGCTCAACCGCAGCTCCTTCAAGCCCGTCGGCGACGGCCTCGGCCCcccgccctcctccttctccgggGGCTGCGTCTCGGCTGGCAAGTTCAACGCCTCCGCCTTCTGCAACGGCAAGCTCATCGGCGCCAAGTTCTTCTACAAGGGGTATGAGCAGGCCCTCGGGCACCCCATTGACGAGACGCTGGAGTCCAAGTCGCCGCTGGACACGGAGGGCCACGGCACCCACACCGCGTCCACGGCCGCCGGCTCGCCGGTGGACGGCGCCGGGTTCTACGACTACGCGCGCGGGAGGGCCGTCGGCATGGCCCCCGGCGCGCGCATCGCCGCGTACAAGATCTGCTGGAAGGCCGGCTGCCTCGACTCCGACATACTCGCGGCGTTCGACGAGGCCGTCGGCGACGGCGTCAACGTCATCTCGCTCTCCGTCGGCTCCACCTACGCCGCCGACTTCTACGAGGACTCCATCGCCATCGGCGCCTTCGGGGCGGTGAAGAAGGGCATCGTCGTCTCCGCCTCCGCGGGCAACTCCGGCCCCGGAGAGTACACCGCGAGCAACATCGCGCCGTGGATACTGACCGTCGGCGCATCCACCGTCGACCGTGAGTTCCCCGCCGACGCGGTGCTCGGCGACGGCAGCGTGTACGGCGGCGTGTCGCTGTATGCAGGGGAGCCCTTAAACTCCACCAAGCCCCTCGTGTACGCCGCGGACTGTGGCTCCCGGCTTTGCCTCATCGGCAAGCTTGACAAGGACAAGGTCGCCGGAAAGATCGTCCTTTGTGAGCGCGGAGTCAACGCTCGTGTCGAGAAGGGCGCGGCCGTCGGGAAGGCCGGCGGGATCGGCATGATTCTCGCCAACACGgaggagagcggcgaggagctcatCGCCGACCCCCACCTCATCCCGTCGACAATGGTGGGGCAGAAATTCGGCGACAAGATCAGGCAGTACGTCAAGATCGACCCGTCCCCGACGGCGACCATCGTCTTCCACGGCACGGTCATCGGGAAGTCGCCGTCCGCGCCGCGCGTCGCGTCCTTCTCGAGCCGCGGCCCCAACTCCCGCGCGGCGGAGATCCTCAAGCCCGACGTCACGGCTCCCGGCGTCAACATACTCGCGGCATGGACCGGCGAGGCCTCCCCGACCGACCTCGACATCGACCCGAGGCGCGTCCCGTTCAACATCATCTCCGGGACGTCCATGTCGTGCCCGCACGTGAGCGGcctcgcggcgctgctccggcAGGCGCACCCGGAGTGGAGCCCCGCGGCGGTCAAGTCGGCGCTCATGACCACGGCGTACAACCTGGACAACTCCGGCGAGATCATCAAGGACCTGGCCACCGGCGACCAGTCGACGCCGTTCGTCCGCGGCGCTGGGCACGTGGATCCCAACAGCGCGCTCGACCCCGGGCTGGTGTACGACGCCGACACCTCCGACTACATCGGCTTCCTGTGCGCGCTGGGGTACACGCCGTCCCAGATCGCGGTGTTCACCAGGGACGGCTCCGTCGCGGACTGCTCGGAGAAGCCCGCCCGCTCCGGCGACCTCAACTACCCGGCGTTCGCGGCTGTCCTCTCGTCGTACAAGGACTCGGTGACCTACCACCGGGTGGTGCGCAACGTCGGCGGCGACGCCGGCGCGGTGTACGAGGCCAAGGTGGAGAGCCCCGCGGGCGTGGACGCCACGGTGACGCCGGCCAAGCTGGTGTTCGACGAGGAGCACCGGAGCCTGGCGTACGAGATCACCCTGGCCGCGTCCGGCAACCCGGTGATCGTGGACGGCAAGTACTCGTTCGGGTCGGTCACGTGGAGCGACGGCAAGCACAATGTCACGAGCCCCATCGCCGTGACGTGGCCGGAGAGCGCCGGAGCAGCGTCCATGTAG